The proteins below come from a single Tenuifilum thalassicum genomic window:
- a CDS encoding efflux RND transporter periplasmic adaptor subunit, with the protein MKKILKSTILFVALVFLISCNQKETTNDTSPCPSVSTIHPVRGNIQESKQLNGQVIYLNKTTITAPISGYITEVNTGVGNWVVKDELLFKIQTKESKALQNSDVSVPNQFGVIPVFASVSGFINTLNVTDANVFISEGNAMATIVKNTDLIIQVNAPFEYASILDNRQDIVIELPNKEVLHAVFYKAIPLVDPISQTQQIYFKLKKQTTLPENLNVLVTFSINKKRESLLLPKDAVLTNETQDKFWIMKVTLDSLAIKVPIIKGIETDGKIEILNPLLNISDEIIVTGGYELPDSTKIKMN; encoded by the coding sequence ATGAAGAAAATACTAAAATCCACCATCCTATTTGTTGCTTTGGTATTTCTGATTTCGTGCAATCAAAAAGAAACCACAAATGATACGTCTCCATGCCCTTCTGTTAGCACTATTCATCCTGTTCGTGGAAATATTCAAGAAAGTAAACAATTGAACGGGCAAGTTATTTATCTGAATAAAACCACTATTACAGCTCCCATTTCAGGTTATATTACTGAGGTAAATACAGGAGTTGGAAACTGGGTTGTAAAAGATGAACTTTTGTTTAAAATACAAACAAAAGAGAGCAAGGCCCTGCAAAATTCTGATGTGTCAGTGCCTAATCAGTTTGGTGTTATTCCGGTTTTTGCAAGCGTTTCGGGTTTTATAAATACCCTTAATGTAACCGATGCGAATGTTTTTATATCTGAAGGAAATGCGATGGCAACAATCGTAAAAAATACGGATTTAATCATTCAGGTAAATGCTCCCTTTGAATACGCCAGCATCCTTGATAATAGGCAAGATATTGTAATTGAATTGCCAAATAAAGAAGTGCTTCATGCTGTTTTCTATAAAGCAATTCCATTGGTTGACCCCATTTCACAAACACAACAGATTTACTTTAAACTAAAAAAACAAACCACACTGCCCGAAAACCTGAACGTACTGGTAACATTTTCTATCAATAAAAAAAGGGAAAGCCTATTATTGCCTAAAGATGCTGTATTGACAAATGAAACACAGGATAAATTTTGGATAATGAAAGTTACCTTAGATTCTTTAGCTATTAAAGTGCCTATTATAAAAGGAATTGAAACTGATGGCAAAATTGAAATATTAAACCCTTTACTAAATATATCAGATGAGATTATAGTTACAGGTGGATACGAACTTCCTGACAGTACTAAGATTAAAATGAACTAA
- a CDS encoding TolC family protein, with amino-acid sequence MKINIIILAVASCFCTVAFSQNSLQNYIELAEQNSPLLQKQENNKRIIDLDLKQFNAIYKAPNINLNSNAIFLPIISKDGNTNKLEWVSSGSSEYLGYDLGATNGGQFQAIISINQPLFTHKYIAAQQNKTDILQERNLSLTELTKAELKQVVTHQYILCVQSQKQKENIRNTIQVLEEQIQQMKALVNAGIYKLIDLKLLEIELENDQIEEERLNGSYLDNFNSLKLLCGINDSTLVRLDEVNLVLNSPTQTSSLFASQFKFDSLTLIVEQKIFNLKYLPQVGVFGDAGLNATYQPALNRLGFSVGVFLKWNLFDGHQRKTNDEKTIIQLSNIETDRKYFENQNDIRKKNILSQITNLDKQLRLIDKQLSEYNNLLELYKIEINQGLISVLELKTLIREISMKQQIKTNTLMAKEILINSYNYWNL; translated from the coding sequence ATGAAAATAAACATCATAATATTAGCAGTAGCAAGTTGTTTTTGTACGGTAGCATTTTCTCAAAATAGTCTGCAAAACTATATTGAACTCGCAGAGCAAAACAGCCCTTTATTGCAAAAACAGGAAAATAATAAAAGAATAATTGATTTAGATTTAAAGCAATTCAACGCTATTTACAAAGCCCCAAATATAAATCTAAACAGCAATGCCATTTTTTTACCAATTATTTCTAAAGATGGTAATACCAATAAATTAGAATGGGTTTCTTCGGGTAGCTCTGAATATTTGGGATATGATTTAGGAGCAACTAATGGCGGTCAGTTTCAGGCAATAATTTCCATAAATCAACCCTTATTTACGCATAAGTATATTGCTGCACAGCAAAACAAAACAGATATTTTACAGGAACGAAATTTAAGTTTGACAGAATTAACGAAAGCTGAATTAAAACAAGTTGTAACGCATCAATATATACTCTGTGTCCAGTCTCAAAAGCAGAAAGAAAATATCCGAAATACCATTCAGGTTTTGGAGGAGCAAATACAACAAATGAAAGCGCTTGTAAATGCGGGAATTTATAAACTGATTGATTTAAAATTATTGGAAATTGAATTAGAAAATGATCAGATTGAAGAAGAACGTCTTAACGGCTCATACCTCGATAATTTTAATTCCCTTAAATTACTATGTGGCATCAATGATTCAACTTTAGTTCGATTGGACGAAGTAAATTTGGTTTTAAATTCTCCAACTCAAACATCTTCGTTATTTGCTTCTCAGTTCAAATTTGACAGTTTAACTCTGATAGTTGAACAAAAAATATTCAACCTTAAATATTTGCCACAAGTCGGAGTTTTTGGAGATGCCGGGCTAAATGCCACTTACCAGCCTGCTCTAAATCGTTTGGGATTTAGTGTTGGGGTATTTTTAAAATGGAATTTGTTTGACGGGCATCAACGAAAAACGAATGATGAAAAAACAATAATTCAGTTATCAAATATTGAAACAGACCGAAAATACTTTGAAAACCAAAACGATATAAGGAAAAAGAACATTCTAAGCCAAATAACCAATTTGGACAAGCAACTTCGTTTAATTGACAAGCAACTATCAGAATACAACAATCTTCTTGAATTGTATAAAATTGAAATTAATCAAGGTTTGATTTCTGTGTTGGAACTAAAAACACTCATTAGGGAAATCTCAATGAAACAGCAAATAAAAACAAATACGTTGATGGCTAAAGAAATTTTAATTAACTCCTACAATTATTGGAATCTTTAA
- a CDS encoding PepSY-like domain-containing protein, translating into MKNLILISMILAVFSFSACGQKKDVPAKIKTAFEQKFPTAQKVKWDKENETEWEAEFKMNGKEYSANFSSDGKWMETEYEIEKSEIPQAVKQTLDNEFAGYDLEEAEISETTDGKVYEFALEKGETKMEVAITPDGKVVKKEVKKEDEEDND; encoded by the coding sequence ATGAAAAACTTAATTCTTATTTCAATGATTCTGGCTGTTTTCAGTTTTTCAGCCTGCGGACAAAAAAAAGATGTTCCCGCAAAAATAAAAACTGCTTTTGAACAAAAATTCCCTACTGCCCAAAAAGTTAAATGGGACAAAGAAAACGAAACAGAGTGGGAAGCAGAATTTAAAATGAATGGCAAGGAATATTCTGCAAATTTTAGCTCTGATGGAAAATGGATGGAAACAGAATATGAAATAGAAAAATCAGAAATTCCCCAGGCAGTGAAGCAAACTTTAGATAATGAGTTTGCAGGTTACGACTTAGAAGAAGCTGAGATATCTGAAACAACAGATGGGAAAGTCTATGAATTTGCTTTAGAAAAAGGTGAAACAAAAATGGAGGTTGCCATTACGCCTGATGGAAAAGTGGTAAAAAAAGAAGTAAAAAAAGAAGACGAAGAAGATAATGACTAA
- a CDS encoding phosphatase PAP2 family protein, producing the protein MRISINLLIVLTFLLSICKAKGQTLNASNNDSIKSVSLLKKSIVPASLIGLGIIVNNSIFEKNFQTNLRNKVGNDFHFPIDDYLQYAPIVEMYTADFWGIKARNHWFDQTKYLLIANLISSTITHSLKIITQKERPNGGFHSFPSGHTTLAFTNACVLYNEFHETAPALAYSGYAFAVTTGSFRMINNAHWISDVLIGAGIGIISAELVYHFEPFKNFNPFTKTKNITFVPQIGSDNYGFYFAYNF; encoded by the coding sequence ATGAGGATTTCCATAAACCTGTTAATTGTATTAACCTTTCTGCTCTCTATTTGCAAAGCTAAAGGACAAACATTAAATGCTTCAAATAACGATAGTATTAAATCGGTTTCGTTGCTCAAAAAAAGTATAGTTCCTGCTTCCCTGATAGGACTTGGTATAATCGTAAATAACAGCATTTTTGAGAAGAATTTTCAAACCAACTTGCGCAACAAAGTTGGCAACGACTTTCATTTTCCCATTGACGATTATCTTCAATATGCTCCTATTGTAGAAATGTACACCGCAGATTTTTGGGGTATAAAAGCCAGGAATCATTGGTTCGACCAAACTAAATATTTGTTAATTGCCAACCTGATTTCATCAACGATAACCCATAGTCTAAAAATAATTACACAAAAAGAACGCCCAAACGGCGGGTTTCACTCTTTTCCATCTGGGCACACAACATTAGCATTTACAAATGCTTGTGTTTTGTATAACGAGTTCCACGAAACTGCACCTGCTTTAGCTTATAGTGGTTATGCTTTTGCTGTAACGACAGGTTCGTTTCGAATGATTAATAATGCACACTGGATTTCCGATGTACTTATTGGTGCAGGTATCGGAATTATTTCAGCAGAATTGGTCTATCATTTTGAGCCGTTCAAAAACTTTAACCCTTTCACGAAAACGAAAAATATCACCTTCGTACCACAAATAGGAAGTGATAATTACGGTTTCTATTTTGCCTATAATTTTTAA